One genomic region from Argentina anserina chromosome 2, drPotAnse1.1, whole genome shotgun sequence encodes:
- the LOC126784694 gene encoding uncharacterized protein LOC126784694, whose protein sequence is MATASASSHRTRTRPSGPVLRSLSPSGRFYTGSSNASIQSTASGFASSTSSSFSSPSSAFFNSHQDNHSHYNHNDYHHHRAASPTRVNLYTSSALSPAVRFSIEHRSISPNRSITVSKKNGPIAAARKTCMCSPTTHPGSFRCSLHKNQGSSNQQHHNQTPYPNNRLNMRRSAMTNSLVRISGVEGEWVKRALTALIRPSSHQQRRRAGFQPRQSRLSVMSKADS, encoded by the coding sequence ATGGCGACTGCATCTGCTTCATCTCATCGCACCCGAACCCGCCCCAGTGGGCCGGTTCTCCGCTCTCTCTCACCTTCCGGAAGATTCTACACCGGTTCTTCCAACGCCTCCATCCAATCCACCGCCTCCGGCTTCGCCTCCTCCACCAGCTCCAGCTTCTCCTCACCGTCCTCCGCCTTTTTCAACAGCCACCAGGACAACCACAGCCACTACAACCACAACgactaccaccaccaccgcgCCGCTTCGCCGACACGCGTCAATCTCTACACCTCCAGCGCGCTCTCCCCGGCCGTCCGCTTCTCCATCGAGCACCGCTCCATCTCCCCCAACCGATCCATCACTGTTTCCAAGAAGAACGGCCCGATCGCGGCGGCGAGGAAGACGTGTATGTGCTCGCCGACGACGCATCCGGGTTCTTTCCGCTGCAGTCTTCACAAGAATCAAGGGAGCTCAAATCAGCAGCATCACAATCAGACGCCGTACCCGAACAACAGGCTGAACATGCGCAGATCTGCCATGACGAACTCGCTGGTTCGAATCAGCGGTGTCGAGGGCGAGTGGGTGAAGAGAGCTTTGACGGCTCTGATTCGTCCGTCTTCGCATCAGCAGCGGCGGAGGGCTGGGTTTCAGCCACGGCAGAGCCGCCTCTCGGTCATGTCCAAGGCCGATAGCTGA
- the LOC126784691 gene encoding calcium uptake protein, mitochondrial, with translation MSLRRSAPSIYQRLHIYNFSTASHPSSSPLPLISTISGFDSNPQNSYLKWILGITAGSGLGLLLWSNQDSDFFNKSSPAFADWSTGLENRPTPRSLLQKLSLPEIKAKFLFGDAYRRRIFFNYEKRMRLGSPPEKVFGYFASACTSDGELLMRPEDLMRAVVPVFPPSESNLVRDGYLRGERNPGELRCTPSNFFMLFDVNSDGYISFKEYIFFVTLLSIPESSFYVIFKMFDTDDSGEIDKEEFKKVMTLMRACNRQGAQKRGGLRSGLKVRDSVENGGLVEFFFGEDGNAHLQLDKFVQFLRDLDKEMLRLEFSHYDYKQRGVMIAKDFALSMVASADMRHLSSLLDRVDELDDKPDLKEAHISFEEFTNFAELRKKLQPFSLALFSYGKANGRLTREDFKGAAFHVCGIALSDNVVEIIFHVFDANRDGHLSLDEFVRVLHQRQRDIAQHVEMGIIVHD, from the exons ATGTCCCTCCGACGATCCGCACCGTCAATTTACCAACGCCTCCACATCTACAACTTCTCCACAGCATCCCATCCTTCCTCTTCGCCGCTCCCTCTGATCAGCACCATCTCCGGCTTTGACTCTAACCCCCAAAACTCGTATTTGAAATGGATCTTGGGCATCACGGCCGGGTCGGGCCTTGGGCTGCTGCTGTGGTCTAATCAGGACTCGGATTTCTTCAACAAGTCGTCGCCGGCCTTCGCTGACTGGTCAACGGGTTTGGAGAACCGGCCGACACCGCGTTCTCTGCTGCAAAAACTATCGTTACCTGAAATTAAGGCCAAGTTTCTCTTCGGAG ATGCCTATAGGAGAAGGATCTTCTTCAATTATGAGAAGCGTATGAGGTTGGGGAGTCCGCCGGAGAAG GTGTTTGGGTACTTTGCATCTGCATGTACATCAGATGGCGAATTACTTATGAGACCAGAAGATCTCATGAGGGCAGTGGTTCCTGTTTTCCCACCATCTGAATCCAACCTTGTTAGAGACGggtatttgagaggtgaaagGAATCCTGGCGAGTTGCGCTGTACACCATCAAACTTTTTCATGCTTTTTGATGTAAACAGCGATGGATATATTTCCTTCAAAGA GTATATCTTCTTTGTAACACTGCTAAGCATTCCAGAGTCCagtttctatgtgattttcaaaATGTTTGACACTGACGATAGTGG AGAAATTGACAAGGAAGAATTTAAAAAAGTGATGACATTGATGCGAGCCTGCAATAGACAGGGTGCTCAGAAGAGGGGCGGACTTCGAAGTGGACTAAAAGTTAGGGATTCTGTTGAAAATGGAGGGCTTGTGGAGTTCTTTTTCGGTGAAGATGGGAATGCTCACCTTCAACTTGATAAATTTGTCCAGTTTTTGAGAGACTTAGACAAGGAA ATGCTGAGGTTGGAGTTCTCCCACTACGACTACAAACAGCGAGGAGTCATGATTGCAAAGGATTTTGCATTATCAATGGTTGCATCCGCTGACATGCGTCATCTGAGCAGTTTGCTTGATCGGGTTGATGAACTGGATGATAAACCAGATCTTAAAGAGGCTCACATCTCATTTGAGGAATTCACAAACTTTGCAGAGCTTCGCAAAAAACTGCAGCCATTTTCTTTGGCCCTTTTCAGCTATGGTAAAGCAAATGGCAGGTTAACACGAGAGGATTTCAAGGGAGCTGCATTTCAT GTATGTGGCATAGCTCTCAGTGACAATGTGGTTGAAATCATCTTTCATGTTTTCGATGCAAATCGAGATGGACATTTGAGCTTGGACGAGTTTGTTCGCGTTCTACACCAACGCCAAAGGGACATTGCCCAGCACGTGGAGATGGGAATTATAGTTCATGACTAA